In Camelina sativa cultivar DH55 chromosome 17, Cs, whole genome shotgun sequence, the genomic stretch TCAAAGATTAGTGTGAGTCCATTAATTGTGTAtcttttgaaagaaatataaatatctaaaaacttGTATAAGAGTGTATATGAATACAATACCATTGGTTTGGTCTTCAtgacaatcaaacaaaccaGTGCTCCATGGCCTCCCAACAGATAAGTTAACATTAGCTTGATGATACTTTGGCGGCGCGAATTGACTCACGGGAACTCCGGTTTGCTGGTTGGGTGTACCGGTTTGCTGAAGCGGTATACCGTTGTTTGGATTCTCCTCTGATGGAGTAGTGACACGACCCATTGGTTGATATGTTAAAGTGTAGCAAGCTAGTTTTGACGTGAAGCGTTGATTTATATAGGAGAATTTGAGAAGGAGAAgctattttctaatttctttagccgttaaattaatcaaataatattcaataaaaaaattgagtttttcttatttgataaaACGACGAAGAAACTTTCTATGTATGtcgaaaagaaagaagaaattttgAATGACGTAGTTCACATTTAAGTTTTGACTTTTCAACGGTCGATATATTAAAAGTCAATGGATTATACTGTGTAAAGGTCCCAATCAAAGTCAACGCCCCGAACCTATCCTTTTGATATTCATTTACTAAAACAAGTTGCGAGCAACACCAAATTAATTAGATTCGTTTAGTTTACTCggtatatagaaaaatatattttggtacaAGCGGAGTTTTAGATTGATaccaagtttttcttttttttttttttcttgtagaagaaataattatttttgtctatACCCTAAATTTATTCGGCACGTataaattcaattaaaaaaaaatcaattttggtAAGTTCtttaattagatttataaaaaaacatgaacaataatttaataaatcatTGATAAAAAGGGATTGACTATTCCTTTCTCTTGTCAACTTCTTTCCTTGTAATTTCAGCAATGACGTTTAATCAATAATTATAGAGTACATCCAAATTGTATATAGAAAACTTTCAGTACCTATTCTATGCATCTTCACAAATAAATAGACTAAGATATAAGATATACctattttatgaaaacttttacTTGAATCATATTACAATGATGCCATTAttactcatttttattttagtaggtTAAATTTGATTCTCAGAATTTAATACTATAACAAAGATTGTATAAGATATTGTCTACATATCATTGTGCGGGTGATTTCCTACATGATTATAAGAAATTTTACATCACCTACATGACTCTACAAGTCTATAAAAGAGCAAACCCAATGCACATACTCATTTGAGtgtctctatcttttaataatattaaagatCACTTAAATTTTTCACATCcttgcttttaatttttgtcctcccattagtcatccttaggtgtctaatttttttttactaaaaaaatgttaaaagtatattttataatgttataCATGTTAGCAGAGCCGGCGCAAAACATTAATGGGCAGCAAGcctaatattttataactacttttaaaagcaaaaaaaattgatatgttATTAGAAAATAGAGGTGTTGGGATTCGAACCCTGGTACAAGGGATAAAAAATCAACTATTTTTACCATCAGACTAAGAGGACTTCATAGGAAAAAGGCCGATTAATGACTAGATATTGGTTGACGGCCGCAAGCACCTGCTTGCTCTGCTTGTAGTCCTGGCCGGCTTTGCATgttagttatataatttatgcaatattaggaaaataaaactagtagtagaatatatttattaaaaaaacaaatataatacattaaaaactttaaaacatatattacaatcctaaaaaaaaccacaaacttAAAACtgaatacaataataaaaaaaaaaaacatagaatgatagaaacatatgaaagcattatgaataacataattaACATATGTCTAATATTGAGTTGtaccaaatttttgccagatatgtTCAACCAAATCAGCTTTAAGCCGTCGATGTTTCGTTGTATCACGAACTTGATTCCAAGCGCCCATCACATCGTCGAGATTGTTAATCCTATCTGTAGAATATGTTAGATCGACATGTGAAGTCCGGCTTCCTTCTCTTTAATAGAATTCTGCTGTATTGTACAGGCTGTATCCATCTCGTTCAtcttctactatcatattgtgcaatatgatacatgctcGCATTATCTTTCCTATTTTTGCCTTATCCAAAAAAAGTGCAGGATTTTTAACAATCGCAAAacgagcttgcaagactccaaaaacACGTTCGACATCATTTTGGGCAGCTTCTTGACATCTTGCAAATAATGATGCTTTCGGGTCTTGTGGAAGTGAAGTTGATTGGATGAATGTTGCCCGTTTCGGATATATACCATCAGTGAGGTAGTAAGCCATATTGTAATGTCGTCAATTGACAAAGTAATCTACTCTCGGAGCTCGACCTTCTAAGAAGTCATCAAAAACTGGTGAACGATCAAGAACATTGCTATCATTTAAAGTACCTGGAGGACCAAAAAATGCATGTCAAATCTAGAGATCTTGCGATGCCACAGCCTCTAAAACGATTGTAGGTTTTCCAGATCCACGAGAATACTGTCCTTTCCAAGCtgttggacaattcttccattcccaatgcatacaattgTCCAACAGCTTGGAGGAATATGTGCCACTCAcatcaagctttgttcttttggAGTTTTCAGGTCCTTTCAAAGCATTCGAAGAACACCACTTCTGCTCATGGCGAAGAAGCCTCCAAGCATGCTCTAGAGAGAACTTCACTTTGTGATCATTGATGTACAACTCGTTTGCCATTTGGAGAACATCATCTTCTGACTGGCCACTGGTTCTCCGACTCGAAGCTTGGTTGTACCATCCTACAAACTTGTTGACagtctcatttatttttttccacctCTGCTTACATTGACTGACCCCTCTCTTTGGTTTACCCACTACTGCTTCACTCTCTCCATAGTAGAATGCAATTCGCTCCCAAAAGGAACCACCCTTTTGCCCATTGCCCACGACTGGATCTTTGCTAGTGTTTAACCAACCACTGATCAAGACAATATCTTCCTGGACAGTCCATCGGATTCTAGCTTCCCTTGTATTTTCATCTACCTCTTTAACATCACTAAATTGTGTACTAAACTGAGGGATAGGTGATGAGCTTATTTGAATAGGTGAAGAGCCTATTGGATAGGTGATGAGCTTGTTTGGATAGGAGGAGAAAAAGATGGAAGAGATTCTGGATTATTCACCCCAACTTGGCTAGTCAAGAGGTCTATAAAGTTTATAGAAAAAGAATTCATACCCTAAAGTCTatgaaagaaggagagaagaagaattggCTTGGGGATAGAGAACCATAGAAGCGACATAAATAGCAAATCTCCGAGACCATTTatgagatgaaggagaaggaagagtttGGTAGTTGGGTTTATTGTAAAGCTTTAAGGTTAGGTTTACAaatgttttttgtgtttaagtGTTACACCTCCCAAGCATTTAGTAAGTGCTTAACTACCAAGCATTTAGTAAGTTCTTAACTACCAAGTATTGAGAACTAATTCACAATAAGTGTTTAACTACCAAGCATTGAGAACTCATTCACAATAAGTGCTTAACTACCAAGCAGTGAGAACTACCAAGCATTGAGaattaaaaaagctttttaACGTTACCTTTTGTGAGAAGCAGCGATGAAAGCAAAGATGTATATATCTCTGTGTATTACGTGCTTTCCATGGCATAATGTGTATGCTCTGTTTCAAATATGCATA encodes the following:
- the LOC104759973 gene encoding glutathione S-transferase T3-like, translating into MRISSIFFSSYPNKLITYPIGSSPIQISSSPIPQFSTQFSDVKEVDENTREARIRWTVQEDIVLISGWLNTSKDPVVGNGQKGGSFWERIAFYYGESEAVVGKPKRGVSQCKQRWKKINETVNKFVGWYNQASSRRTSGQSEDDVLQMANELYINDHKVKFSLEHAWRLLRHEQKWCSSNALKGPENSKRTKLDVSGTYSSKLLDNCMHWEWKNCPTAWKGQYSRGSGKPTIVLEAVASQDL